A DNA window from Pseudomonas resinovorans NBRC 106553 contains the following coding sequences:
- the mltF gene encoding membrane-bound lytic murein transglycosylase MltF, producing the protein MLNQHLFGTRRAFWALATGFFLMLVGCKQPTTLERVQEEGVLRVITRNSPATFFEDRNGETGFEYELVKRFADDLGVKLEIETADKLDDLFSRLGQANGPVLAAAGLVASDTRRAEVRFSRSYLDVTPQVIYRNGERRPTRPGDLVGRRIMVLKGSSHAEQLEAMKADLPGLKFEESDEVEVVDLLRMVDEGQIDLTLVDSNELAMNQVYFPNVRVAFDLGDSTSLAWAMAPGEDNSLYDAVNAFLEKARKDGTLQRLKERYYGHVDVLGYVGAYTFAKHLQQRLPKYEQHFRLASQKNDVDWRLLAAIGYQESLWQPTATSKTGVRGLMMLTEGTAQAMGVSNRLDARQSIHGGGKYFTMIKNGLSDDLKEPDRTWFALAAYNIGIAHLGDARKLAKAEGLNPNKWLDVKKMLPRLSQKQWYRKTRYGYARGGETVHFVQNIRRYYDILTWVTQPQLEGSQLAENASHLPGINKTRPPEEQTQDEKL; encoded by the coding sequence ATGCTTAATCAACACCTGTTCGGCACACGTCGGGCTTTCTGGGCCCTGGCTACCGGATTCTTCCTGATGCTCGTCGGCTGCAAGCAGCCCACTACCCTCGAGCGCGTTCAGGAGGAGGGTGTGCTTCGTGTCATCACCCGTAACAGTCCGGCCACCTTCTTCGAAGACCGCAACGGCGAAACCGGTTTCGAGTACGAACTGGTCAAGCGCTTCGCCGACGACCTGGGCGTCAAGCTGGAGATCGAGACCGCCGACAAGCTCGACGACCTCTTCTCCCGCCTCGGCCAGGCCAACGGCCCCGTGCTGGCGGCAGCCGGCCTGGTGGCCAGCGATACGCGTCGCGCCGAAGTGCGCTTCTCCCGCTCCTACCTCGATGTCACCCCCCAGGTCATCTACCGCAACGGCGAACGCCGCCCCACCCGCCCGGGCGACCTGGTCGGGCGCCGCATCATGGTGCTCAAGGGCAGCAGCCACGCCGAGCAACTGGAAGCCATGAAGGCCGACCTGCCGGGCCTGAAGTTCGAGGAATCCGACGAAGTGGAGGTGGTCGACCTGCTGCGCATGGTCGACGAAGGGCAGATCGACCTGACCCTGGTGGACTCCAACGAACTGGCGATGAACCAGGTCTACTTCCCCAACGTGCGCGTGGCCTTCGACCTGGGCGACTCCACCAGCCTGGCCTGGGCCATGGCCCCGGGGGAAGACAACAGCCTCTACGACGCGGTCAACGCCTTCCTCGAAAAGGCCCGCAAGGACGGCACCCTGCAGCGCCTGAAGGAACGCTACTACGGCCATGTCGACGTACTCGGCTACGTGGGCGCCTACACCTTCGCCAAGCACCTGCAGCAGCGCCTGCCCAAGTACGAACAGCACTTCCGCCTGGCTTCGCAGAAAAACGACGTCGACTGGCGCCTGCTGGCCGCCATCGGCTACCAGGAATCCCTCTGGCAGCCCACCGCCACCTCCAAGACCGGCGTCCGCGGCCTGATGATGCTCACCGAAGGCACCGCCCAGGCCATGGGCGTGTCCAACCGCCTGGACGCTCGGCAGAGCATCCACGGCGGCGGCAAGTACTTCACCATGATCAAGAACGGCCTCTCCGATGACCTCAAGGAGCCGGACCGCACCTGGTTCGCCCTGGCCGCCTACAACATCGGCATCGCTCACCTGGGCGACGCCCGCAAGCTGGCCAAGGCCGAGGGCCTGAACCCGAACAAGTGGCTGGACGTGAAGAAGATGCTGCCGCGCCTGTCGCAGAAGCAGTGGTACCGCAAGACCCGCTACGGCTATGCCCGGGGCGGCGAGACCGTGCACTTCGTGCAGAACATCCGCCGCTACTACGACATCCTCACCTGGGTGACCCAGCCGCAGCTGGAAGGCAGCCAGCTGGCCGAGAACGCCAGTCACCTGCCGGGCATCAACAAGACCCGCCCGCCGGAAGAGCAGACTCAGGACGAGAAGCTCTGA
- a CDS encoding DNA-binding domain-containing protein codes for MRLSEFQRRFEDYLLDAGGSVDHELLAVIRGGPELGALEGLQIYHHAFRARLLETLRGDYPALHHWLGDEEFDALALAYLDAHPSRHFSLRWLGAELAGFIESWLVAEQAAPLAELARLEWAFTLAFDAPDAASLTLEAMARMPAEEWPELRLALLPSVQRLSCRYNSLAQWRAVKHGGEFPASAPLPQPGLCLVWRQGLVGQYRSLADDERAALLGMVEQGWNFAELCAALGDPLQAAGWLKLWISEGLVGLFQAH; via the coding sequence ATGCGCCTGAGCGAATTCCAGCGGCGCTTCGAGGACTACCTGCTGGATGCAGGCGGCAGTGTCGATCACGAGCTGCTCGCCGTCATCCGCGGCGGCCCCGAGCTGGGCGCGCTGGAGGGGCTGCAGATCTACCACCACGCCTTTCGCGCGCGGCTGCTGGAGACCCTGCGCGGAGACTACCCGGCGCTGCATCACTGGCTTGGCGACGAGGAGTTCGATGCCCTGGCCCTGGCCTACCTGGACGCCCATCCGTCCCGGCATTTCAGCCTGCGCTGGCTGGGCGCGGAGCTGGCCGGGTTCATCGAGTCCTGGCTGGTGGCCGAGCAGGCCGCGCCGCTGGCGGAGCTGGCACGCCTGGAGTGGGCCTTCACCCTGGCGTTCGACGCGCCGGACGCCGCCAGCCTGACCCTTGAGGCTATGGCGCGAATGCCCGCCGAGGAGTGGCCCGAGCTGCGCCTGGCATTGCTGCCGAGCGTGCAGCGCCTGTCGTGCCGCTACAACAGCCTGGCGCAGTGGCGCGCGGTCAAGCATGGCGGCGAGTTTCCCGCCAGCGCGCCATTGCCGCAGCCAGGGCTGTGCCTGGTCTGGCGCCAGGGATTGGTGGGGCAGTACCGCAGCCTCGCCGACGACGAGCGTGCGGCGCTGCTGGGTATGGTGGAGCAGGGTTGGAACTTCGCCGAGCTCTGCGCGGCATTGGGCGATCCGCTGCAGGCGGCGGGCTGGTTGAAGCTGTGGATAAGCGAGGGCCTGGTGGGGTTGTTCCAGGCGCACTGA
- a CDS encoding SDR family oxidoreductase translates to MPSPTALITGCSSGIGRALADAFKAAGYSVWASARKPQDLASLQAAGFIAVELDVNDRAAVAALAERLEREAGGLDVLVNNAGYGAMGPLLDGGVEALRKQFDTNVFALVDLTRACFPLLRKRRGLVVNIGSVSGVLVTPFAGAYCASKAAVHALSDALRLELAPFGIELMEVQPGAIASSFGSNASREAEAVIAEGSPWWPVREGIRARARASQDKPTPAEDFARVLLAAVQRTPRPALVRIGNGSRALPILARWVPKALLDRVLKKRFGLTVEL, encoded by the coding sequence ATGCCCTCCCCCACCGCCCTCATCACCGGCTGCTCCAGCGGCATCGGCCGCGCCCTGGCCGACGCCTTCAAGGCCGCCGGCTATAGCGTCTGGGCCAGCGCCCGCAAACCCCAGGACCTGGCCAGCCTGCAGGCGGCCGGCTTCATCGCCGTGGAACTGGACGTCAACGACCGGGCCGCCGTCGCCGCCCTGGCCGAGCGCCTGGAGCGCGAGGCGGGTGGGCTCGATGTGCTGGTCAACAACGCCGGCTACGGCGCCATGGGCCCGCTGCTGGACGGCGGCGTCGAGGCCCTGCGCAAGCAGTTCGACACCAATGTCTTCGCCCTGGTGGACCTGACCCGCGCCTGCTTCCCGCTGCTGCGCAAGCGCCGGGGCCTGGTGGTGAACATCGGCAGCGTGTCCGGTGTGCTGGTCACCCCCTTCGCCGGCGCCTACTGCGCCTCCAAGGCGGCGGTGCACGCCCTGTCCGATGCCCTGCGCCTGGAACTGGCGCCCTTCGGCATCGAACTGATGGAAGTCCAGCCCGGCGCCATCGCCTCCAGCTTCGGCAGCAACGCCAGCCGCGAGGCCGAGGCGGTGATCGCCGAGGGTTCGCCCTGGTGGCCGGTGCGCGAAGGCATCCGCGCCCGCGCCCGCGCATCCCAGGACAAGCCCACCCCGGCCGAGGACTTCGCCCGCGTCCTGCTGGCCGCCGTGCAGCGCACGCCGCGCCCGGCCCTGGTACGCATCGGCAACGGCAGCCGCGCCCTGCCGATCCTGGCGCGCTGGGTACCGAAGGCGCTGCTGGACCGCGTGTTGAAAAAACGCTTCGGCCTGACGGTGGAGTTGTAA
- a CDS encoding DUF692 domain-containing protein — translation MHANPTSLGFGLGLRSQYHQEILDHQPAVDWFEVVSENYLVTGGKPLYYLDAIAERYPLVMHGVSLSIGGPHRLDRDYLRQLKDLAQRVQPRWVSDHLCWSRGNAHQLHDLLPLPFTEESLSHVAGRVAQVQELLGRPLVLENVSSYLRCADSEMSEWEFLAALVERSGCELLLDVNNVYVSARNQGFEPWDFISALPAKAIRQLHLAGHSDYGHYLIDTHDAPICDPVWQLYQRTLAHLGPVATLLERDDHLPPLDDLLAELGKARALAAATLAQEAACA, via the coding sequence ATGCATGCGAACCCCACCAGCCTGGGCTTCGGCCTGGGACTGAGAAGCCAGTATCACCAGGAGATCCTCGATCACCAGCCCGCCGTGGACTGGTTCGAGGTGGTCTCCGAGAATTACCTGGTCACCGGCGGAAAGCCGCTCTACTACCTGGACGCCATCGCCGAGCGCTATCCACTGGTGATGCACGGCGTCTCGCTGTCCATCGGCGGTCCCCACAGGCTGGACCGCGATTACCTGCGCCAGCTGAAGGACCTCGCCCAGCGTGTGCAGCCGCGCTGGGTGTCCGACCACCTCTGCTGGAGCCGGGGCAACGCCCACCAGTTGCACGACCTGCTGCCGCTGCCCTTCACCGAAGAAAGCCTGAGCCATGTGGCCGGGAGGGTGGCGCAGGTGCAGGAGCTGCTGGGCCGGCCACTGGTGCTGGAAAACGTCTCCAGCTACCTGCGCTGCGCCGACAGCGAAATGAGCGAGTGGGAGTTCCTCGCGGCCCTGGTGGAGCGCAGTGGCTGCGAGCTGCTGCTGGACGTGAACAACGTCTACGTCAGCGCGCGCAACCAGGGTTTCGAGCCCTGGGACTTCATCAGCGCGTTGCCGGCCAAGGCCATCCGTCAGTTGCACCTGGCCGGGCACAGCGACTACGGCCACTACCTGATCGATACCCACGACGCACCGATTTGCGACCCGGTCTGGCAGCTCTACCAACGCACCCTGGCACACCTGGGCCCGGTGGCCACGCTGCTGGAGCGCGACGACCACCTGCCGCCCCTGGACGATCTCCTGGCCGAGCTGGGCAAGGCGCGGGCGCTGGCCGCCGCCACTCTGGCGCAGGAGGCCGCATGCGCCTGA
- the purL gene encoding phosphoribosylformylglycinamidine synthase → MLILRGAPALSAFRHGKLLEQLTQKVSAVSGLYAEFTHFAEVTGVLSGEEEQVLARLLKYGPSVPVQEPSGRLFLVVPRVGTISPWSSKATDIARNCGLAKIERLERGIAYYVAGAISDADAEAIAAVLHDRMTQLVLPGLEEAAGLFSHAQPKPLTVVDILGGGRAALEKANVELGLALAEDEIDYLVKSFNDLGRNPHDVELMMFAQANSEHCRHKIFNASWDIDGQAQEKSLFGMIKNTYEMHREGVLSAYKDNASVIEGSTAGRFFPDPVTRQYGATQEPVHILMKVETHNHPTAIAPFPGASTGSGGEIRDEGATGRGAKPKAGLTGFTVSNLQIPGFEQPWEKPYGKPERIVTPLDIMIEGPLGGAAFNNEFGRPALTGYFRTFEQAIDTPHGEEVRGYHKPIMLAGGMGNIRAEHVQKGEISIGAKLIVLGGPAMLIGLGGGAASSMATGSSSADLDFASVQRDNPEMERRCQEVIDRCWQQGADNPIKFIHDVGAGGISNALPELINDGGRGGRFELRAVPNDEPGMSPLEIWCNESQERYVLSVDAADFERFKAICERERCPFAVVGEAIAEPHLTVNDSHFGNKAVDMPLEVLLGKPPRMHRSVSREAELIDDFAAAELDVEDAVNRVLNHPAVASKNFLITIGDRTITGLVARDQMVGPWQVPVADCAVTATSFDVYTGEAMAMGERTPLALLNAPASGRMAVGETITNLAASKIEKLSDIKLSANWMAAAGHPGEDARLYDTVKAVGMELCPALGITIPVGKDSMSMKTRWQDEGVDKSVTSPLSLIVTGFAPVTDIRQTLTPQLRLDKGETDLILIDLGRGQNRLGGSILAQVYSKLGQQVPDVDDAEDLKAFFAVIQGLNADGHLLAYHDRSDGGLLATVLEMAFAGHCGLDLYLDALADNRDGLAAVLFNEELGAVIQVRQDATPEVLAQFSAAGLGDCVAVIGQPVNGADVAISFNGGAVFGGERRMLQRQWAETSYRIQRLRDNAECADQEFDTLLEEDNPGLSVKLAFDVNQDIAAPYIKKGARPQVAILREQGVNGQVEMAAAFDRAGFAAIDVHMSDILAGRVSLEDFKGLVACGGFSYGDVLGAGEGWAKSILFNTRARDGFQAFFERKDSFSLGVCNGCQMMSNLHELIPGTEFWPHFVRNRSEQFEARVAMVQVQESSSIFLRGMAGSRMPIAIAHGEGHAEFESEEALLEADLSGCVAMRFVDNHGKVTETYPANPNGSPRGITGLTSRDGRVTIMMPHPERVFRAVQNSWRPDEWQEDAGWMRMFRNARVWVD, encoded by the coding sequence ATGTTGATCCTGCGCGGTGCTCCCGCCCTTTCCGCTTTTCGCCACGGCAAATTGCTCGAGCAACTGACCCAGAAAGTCTCCGCCGTCAGCGGACTCTACGCCGAGTTCACCCACTTCGCCGAAGTGACCGGCGTCCTCAGTGGGGAGGAAGAACAAGTCCTGGCCCGCCTGCTCAAGTACGGCCCCAGCGTCCCGGTACAGGAGCCCAGCGGCCGCCTGTTCCTGGTGGTACCGCGCGTCGGCACCATCTCGCCCTGGTCGAGCAAGGCCACCGATATCGCCCGCAACTGCGGCCTGGCCAAGATCGAGCGCCTCGAGCGCGGTATCGCCTACTACGTAGCCGGTGCGATCAGCGATGCCGACGCAGAGGCGATCGCCGCCGTCCTGCATGACCGCATGACCCAGCTGGTGCTGCCGGGCCTGGAAGAGGCCGCCGGCCTGTTCAGCCACGCCCAGCCCAAGCCGCTGACTGTCGTCGACATCCTCGGCGGCGGTCGCGCCGCGCTGGAGAAGGCCAACGTCGAGCTGGGCCTGGCACTGGCCGAAGACGAAATCGACTACCTGGTGAAGAGCTTCAACGATCTGGGCCGCAACCCCCACGACGTCGAGCTGATGATGTTCGCCCAGGCGAACTCCGAGCACTGCCGCCACAAGATCTTCAATGCCAGCTGGGATATCGACGGCCAGGCGCAAGAGAAGAGCCTGTTCGGCATGATCAAGAACACCTACGAGATGCACCGCGAAGGCGTGCTGTCCGCGTACAAGGACAACGCCTCGGTGATCGAGGGCTCCACCGCCGGGCGCTTCTTCCCGGACCCGGTGACCCGCCAGTACGGCGCCACCCAGGAGCCCGTACACATCCTGATGAAGGTGGAAACCCACAACCACCCGACCGCCATCGCCCCCTTCCCCGGCGCCTCCACCGGCTCCGGCGGCGAGATCCGCGACGAAGGCGCCACCGGCCGTGGCGCCAAGCCCAAGGCGGGCCTGACCGGTTTCACCGTCTCCAACCTGCAGATCCCCGGTTTCGAGCAGCCCTGGGAGAAGCCCTACGGCAAGCCCGAGCGCATCGTCACCCCGCTGGACATCATGATCGAAGGCCCGCTGGGCGGCGCCGCGTTCAACAACGAGTTCGGCCGTCCTGCCCTGACCGGCTACTTCCGTACCTTCGAGCAGGCCATCGACACCCCCCACGGTGAAGAAGTGCGCGGCTACCACAAGCCGATCATGCTCGCCGGCGGCATGGGCAACATCCGTGCCGAGCACGTGCAGAAGGGCGAGATCTCCATCGGCGCCAAGCTGATCGTCCTCGGCGGCCCGGCCATGCTCATCGGCCTGGGCGGCGGCGCGGCTTCCTCCATGGCCACCGGTTCCAGCTCCGCCGACCTCGACTTCGCCTCGGTGCAGCGCGACAACCCGGAAATGGAGCGTCGTTGCCAGGAAGTGATCGACCGTTGCTGGCAGCAAGGTGCCGACAACCCCATCAAGTTCATCCACGACGTGGGCGCCGGCGGCATCTCCAACGCCCTGCCGGAACTGATCAACGATGGCGGCCGTGGCGGCCGTTTCGAGCTGCGCGCCGTGCCCAACGACGAGCCGGGCATGAGCCCGCTGGAAATCTGGTGCAACGAGTCCCAGGAACGCTACGTGCTGTCCGTGGACGCTGCCGATTTCGAACGCTTCAAGGCCATCTGCGAACGTGAGCGTTGCCCCTTCGCCGTAGTCGGCGAGGCCATCGCAGAGCCGCACCTGACCGTCAACGACAGCCACTTCGGCAACAAGGCGGTGGACATGCCGCTCGAAGTGCTGCTCGGCAAGCCGCCGCGCATGCATCGTTCGGTCAGCCGTGAAGCCGAGCTGATCGACGATTTCGCCGCCGCCGAGCTGGACGTGGAAGACGCGGTGAACCGCGTGCTGAACCACCCGGCCGTGGCCAGCAAGAACTTCCTGATCACCATCGGCGACCGCACCATCACTGGCCTGGTGGCCCGCGACCAGATGGTCGGCCCGTGGCAGGTACCGGTGGCCGACTGCGCCGTCACCGCCACCAGCTTCGACGTCTACACCGGTGAAGCCATGGCCATGGGCGAGCGTACGCCGCTGGCCCTGCTGAACGCCCCGGCGTCCGGCCGCATGGCCGTTGGCGAGACCATCACCAACCTGGCCGCCTCGAAGATCGAGAAACTCTCGGACATCAAGCTCTCCGCCAACTGGATGGCCGCTGCTGGCCACCCGGGCGAAGACGCCCGCCTGTACGACACCGTCAAGGCCGTGGGCATGGAACTGTGCCCGGCGCTGGGTATCACCATCCCCGTGGGCAAGGACTCCATGTCCATGAAGACCCGCTGGCAGGACGAGGGTGTGGACAAGTCCGTCACCTCGCCGCTGTCGCTGATCGTCACCGGCTTCGCGCCGGTCACCGACATCCGCCAGACCCTGACCCCGCAGCTGCGCCTGGACAAGGGCGAAACCGACCTGATCCTGATCGACCTCGGCCGTGGCCAGAACCGCCTCGGCGGCTCCATCCTCGCCCAGGTCTACAGCAAGCTCGGCCAGCAAGTACCGGACGTCGACGACGCCGAAGACCTCAAGGCCTTCTTCGCCGTGATCCAGGGCCTGAACGCCGATGGCCACCTGCTGGCCTACCACGACCGCTCCGACGGCGGCCTGCTGGCCACCGTGCTGGAAATGGCCTTCGCCGGCCATTGCGGCCTGGACCTCTACCTCGACGCCCTGGCCGACAACCGTGACGGCCTGGCCGCCGTGCTGTTCAACGAAGAGCTGGGCGCGGTCATCCAGGTTCGCCAGGACGCCACCCCGGAAGTGCTGGCCCAGTTCAGCGCCGCCGGCCTCGGCGACTGCGTGGCGGTCATCGGCCAGCCGGTCAACGGCGCCGATGTCGCCATCAGCTTCAATGGCGGAGCCGTGTTCGGCGGCGAGCGCCGCATGCTGCAACGCCAGTGGGCGGAAACCAGCTACCGGATCCAGCGCCTGCGTGACAACGCCGAATGCGCCGACCAGGAATTCGACACCCTGCTGGAAGAAGACAACCCTGGCCTGTCGGTCAAGCTGGCCTTCGACGTCAACCAGGACATCGCCGCGCCCTACATCAAGAAGGGTGCGCGCCCGCAGGTGGCGATCCTCCGCGAGCAGGGCGTCAACGGCCAGGTGGAAATGGCCGCCGCGTTCGACCGCGCCGGCTTCGCCGCCATCGACGTGCACATGAGCGATATCCTCGCCGGCCGCGTCAGCCTGGAAGACTTCAAGGGCCTGGTGGCCTGTGGTGGCTTCTCCTACGGCGACGTACTCGGCGCCGGTGAGGGCTGGGCCAAGTCGATCCTCTTCAACACCCGTGCCCGTGACGGCTTCCAGGCCTTCTTCGAGCGCAAGGACAGCTTCTCCCTGGGTGTTTGCAACGGTTGCCAGATGATGTCCAACCTGCACGAGCTGATCCCCGGCACCGAGTTCTGGCCGCACTTCGTGCGCAACCGCTCGGAGCAGTTCGAAGCCCGTGTCGCCATGGTCCAGGTGCAGGAGTCGTCGTCGATCTTCCTGCGTGGCATGGCCGGTTCGCGCATGCCCATCGCAATCGCCCACGGCGAAGGCCATGCGGAGTTCGAAAGCGAAGAGGCCCTGCTGGAAGCCGACCTGTCCGGTTGCGTGGCGATGCGTTTCGTCGACAACCACGGCAAGGTCACCGAGACCTACCCGGCCAACCCCAACGGCTCGCCCCGTGGCATCACCGGCCTCACCAGCCGCGACGGCCGCGTGACCATCATGATGCCGCACCCGGAGCGTGTGTTCCGTGCCGTGCAGAACTCCTGGCGTCCGGATGAGTGGCAGGAAGACGCCGGCTGGATGCGCATGTTCCGCAACGCCCGCGTCTGGGTAGACTAA
- a CDS encoding DMT family transporter, translated as MNLSLYLLTVLIWGTTWIAIKLQMGSVAIPASIAYRFALAAAVLFAFLLISRRLQKLDGRAQMICLAQGLCLFCVNFMCFYTASQWIPSGLIAVVFSTATLWNALNARIFFGQRIAANVLAGGGLGLLGLGLLFWPELSHHTASRETFLGLGLALLGTLCFSAGNMLSSLQQKAGLKPLTTNAWGMFYGALMLTAWCLASGTPMGMEWNARYIGSLLYLAIPGSVIGFTAYLTLVGRMGPERAAYCTVLFPVVALNISAFVEGYQWTAPALLGLVLVMAGNLLVFRKPKPATPVAAAAGRA; from the coding sequence ATGAACCTGTCCCTGTACCTGCTGACCGTCCTGATCTGGGGCACCACCTGGATCGCCATCAAGCTGCAGATGGGCAGCGTCGCCATTCCCGCCTCCATCGCCTATCGCTTCGCCCTGGCGGCCGCGGTGCTCTTCGCCTTCCTGCTGATAAGCCGGCGCTTGCAGAAGCTCGACGGCCGCGCCCAGATGATCTGCCTGGCCCAGGGCCTGTGCCTGTTCTGCGTCAACTTCATGTGCTTCTACACCGCCAGCCAGTGGATTCCCAGCGGCCTGATAGCCGTGGTGTTCTCCACGGCCACCCTGTGGAACGCCCTCAATGCGCGGATCTTCTTCGGCCAGCGCATCGCCGCCAATGTCCTCGCCGGCGGCGGCCTCGGCCTGCTGGGCCTGGGGCTGCTGTTCTGGCCCGAGCTCTCGCACCACACCGCCAGCCGCGAAACCTTCCTGGGCCTGGGTCTGGCCCTGCTCGGCACCCTGTGCTTCTCCGCCGGCAACATGCTCTCCAGCCTGCAGCAGAAGGCCGGACTCAAGCCCCTGACCACCAACGCCTGGGGCATGTTCTACGGCGCCTTGATGCTCACCGCGTGGTGCCTGGCCAGCGGCACGCCCATGGGCATGGAATGGAACGCCCGCTACATCGGCTCCCTGCTCTACCTGGCGATTCCCGGCTCGGTGATCGGCTTCACCGCCTACCTGACCCTGGTGGGGCGCATGGGGCCCGAGCGTGCCGCCTACTGCACCGTGCTGTTCCCGGTGGTGGCGCTGAACATCTCGGCCTTCGTCGAAGGCTACCAATGGACCGCGCCGGCGCTGCTGGGCCTGGTGCTGGTGATGGCCGGCAACCTCCTGGTGTTCCGCAAACCCAAACCGGCCACTCCAGTCGCCGCCGCGGCGGGTCGGGCATGA
- a CDS encoding CDGSH iron-sulfur domain-containing protein — MSDPTLPEVRLLQPGQRCRLCRCGRSARLPDCPADCPDGLDHTAPREQRLLLCRCGRSALMPYCDGSHNPPVDGLGQRWRRFWKGE, encoded by the coding sequence ATGTCGGACCCGACTCTCCCCGAAGTCCGCCTGCTGCAACCCGGCCAGCGCTGCCGCCTGTGTCGCTGCGGCCGCTCCGCCCGGTTGCCCGATTGCCCCGCCGATTGCCCCGACGGCCTCGACCACACCGCGCCCCGCGAACAACGCCTGCTGCTGTGCCGCTGTGGCCGGTCCGCGCTCATGCCTTACTGCGATGGCAGCCACAACCCGCCCGTGGACGGCCTCGGCCAGCGCTGGCGACGTTTCTGGAAAGGCGAGTAG
- a CDS encoding YqfO family protein, whose product MYKLCFYVPESHLEPVKKAIFAAGGGRIGAYDSCSWQTLGQGQFRPLQGSNPFLGEVGSVEQVAEWKVEMVVADELLHGAVKALKQTHPYETPAFEVWRLSDLVF is encoded by the coding sequence ATGTACAAGCTGTGTTTCTACGTTCCGGAGAGCCATCTGGAACCCGTGAAAAAAGCCATCTTTGCCGCGGGTGGCGGGCGCATCGGCGCCTATGACAGCTGCAGCTGGCAGACCCTCGGCCAGGGGCAGTTCCGCCCGTTGCAGGGCAGCAATCCCTTCCTTGGCGAGGTCGGCAGCGTCGAGCAGGTGGCCGAGTGGAAGGTGGAGATGGTGGTCGCCGATGAATTGCTCCACGGGGCGGTCAAGGCGTTGAAGCAGACCCATCCCTACGAAACCCCGGCCTTCGAGGTCTGGCGCTTGTCCGACCTGGTGTTCTGA
- a CDS encoding helix-turn-helix domain-containing protein: protein MSLLDQNQVFQSLSSSPHARLEHSAELGDGLGAALWSNHHDARDYQGPKVHTLSCYLAGGTGTFRRERPDTKGAPDKLCILPAGHESSWVINGDIRLAHLYFSAEHFAQAAVTLLDREPRELQLHERTFLDDPQQARSFHQLIRLDWNEPAERLQATGLAHDMIHHALLTQVGLRDGLRLKGGLAPALRKRLVDYIENRLAEPISLGELATFAALSEYHFARMFRESFGVPPHQYVLARRLERARKLLRDTALPLQEIALACGFASASHFSNRFRAAVGGTPGAFRAALR from the coding sequence ATGTCGTTACTCGATCAGAACCAGGTCTTCCAGTCCCTCAGCAGCTCACCCCATGCTCGCCTCGAGCACAGCGCGGAGCTGGGCGATGGCCTGGGCGCGGCACTCTGGAGCAACCACCACGACGCCCGCGACTACCAGGGGCCGAAGGTCCACACCCTGTCCTGCTACCTGGCGGGCGGCACCGGCACCTTCCGCCGCGAACGGCCGGATACCAAGGGCGCGCCGGACAAACTCTGCATCCTGCCCGCCGGCCACGAGTCCTCCTGGGTGATCAACGGCGACATCCGCCTGGCCCACCTCTACTTCAGCGCCGAGCACTTCGCCCAGGCCGCGGTGACCCTGCTGGACCGCGAACCCCGGGAGCTGCAGCTACACGAGCGGACCTTCCTCGACGACCCGCAGCAGGCGCGCAGCTTCCACCAGTTGATCCGCCTGGACTGGAACGAGCCCGCCGAGCGCCTGCAGGCCACCGGCCTGGCCCACGACATGATCCACCACGCCTTGCTGACCCAGGTCGGACTGCGCGACGGATTGCGCCTGAAGGGTGGATTGGCGCCGGCCCTGCGCAAACGCCTGGTGGATTACATCGAGAATCGCCTGGCCGAACCCATCAGCCTGGGCGAACTGGCGACCTTCGCGGCGCTGTCGGAATACCACTTCGCGCGGATGTTCCGTGAGAGCTTCGGCGTGCCGCCGCACCAGTACGTACTGGCGCGCCGCCTGGAGCGGGCGCGCAAGCTGTTGCGCGACACCGCGCTGCCCTTGCAGGAGATCGCCCTGGCCTGCGGCTTCGCCAGCGCCAGCCACTTCAGCAATCGCTTCCGGGCGGCGGTCGGCGGTACGCCGGGGGCCTTCAGGGCGGCGTTGCGCTGA
- a CDS encoding GNAT family N-acetyltransferase, translated as MNYRPLRVPADSDRLTAFEASYCTSHIWRVEADGLALRLVEEELPEPFHKAYDTTGFPAEVAEADFALAAEARDGSLAGFACVRLVPWNRSAELSALFVAPEHRGQGIGRSLLGGAMVYARSQAMRCLWLETQTSNYPAIGFYQRAGFIFCGLNTMLYDPGEVAPEEIALYLTHPLNG; from the coding sequence ATGAACTACCGTCCCTTGCGCGTACCGGCCGACAGCGACCGGCTCACCGCCTTCGAGGCTTCCTACTGCACTTCCCACATCTGGCGCGTCGAGGCCGACGGCCTGGCCCTGCGCCTGGTCGAGGAAGAATTGCCGGAGCCCTTCCACAAGGCCTACGACACCACCGGTTTTCCCGCCGAGGTCGCCGAAGCCGACTTCGCCCTGGCGGCCGAGGCGCGGGACGGCAGCCTGGCCGGCTTCGCCTGCGTACGCCTGGTGCCCTGGAACCGCAGCGCCGAGTTGAGTGCGCTGTTCGTGGCCCCGGAGCACCGCGGCCAAGGCATCGGCCGCTCCCTGCTGGGCGGCGCCATGGTCTATGCGCGCAGCCAGGCGATGCGCTGCCTGTGGCTGGAAACCCAGACCAGCAACTATCCGGCCATCGGCTTCTACCAGCGCGCCGGCTTCATCTTCTGCGGGCTCAACACCATGCTCTACGACCCCGGCGAAGTGGCCCCGGAGGAGATCGCCCTGTACTTGACTCATCCGCTCAACGGCTGA